A region of Streptomyces sp. NBC_01497 DNA encodes the following proteins:
- a CDS encoding IS5 family transposase (programmed frameshift) gives MDRARRDWIVPAGLWEIARPLLPAARVRPQGGGVANIDDEAVFAAIIYVLVSCCAWRSLPPCFGASKSTVHRRFVIWSRAGVWGRVHQGVLQLLDEQALIGLSRAVLDSAHVRAKKGGELAGPGPVDRGKHGSTMHVLSDANGLPLRVGLSAANTHDSLGLKPMLSHFHMGHESHAARSKPQRLHADKAYDVPHLRRWLWGKHIGVRIARKGIESSERLGRRRWVIERTMSWLTGYRRLNHRYERHPGNHLAFLGLAAALCCYKRFRNLTT, from the exons ATGGACAGGGCTCGTCGGGACTGGATTGTGCCGGCTGGGTTATGGGAGATAGCGCGGCCGTTGTTGCCCGCGGCGAGGGTGCGGCCGCAGGGCGGCGGGGTCGCGAACATCGATGATGAGGCGGTCTTCGCCGCGATCATCTATGTGCTGGTCAGCTGCTGCGCCTGGCGATCGCTGCCGCCGTGCTTCGGAGCGTCGAAGTCGACCGTGCACCGCCGCTTCGTCATCTGGTCCCGTGCCGGGGTCTGGGGCCGAGTGCACCAGGGAGTCCTCCAACTCCTGGACGAACAAGCCCTGATCGGCCTCTCCCGCGCGGTCTTGGACTCCGCGCATGTACGCGCT AAAAAAGGGGGCGAACTTGCAGGTCCGGGCCCCGTGGACCGGGGTAAGCACGGTTCCACAATGCATGTCCTGTCGGACGCGAACGGACTGCCCTTACGCGTCGGACTCTCCGCGGCCAACACCCACGACAGCCTTGGGCTGAAGCCGATGCTGTCCCATTTCCACATGGGACACGAATCCCACGCAGCCCGGTCCAAGCCTCAGCGTCTCCATGCCGACAAGGCCTACGACGTCCCCCACCTGCGGCGATGGCTCTGGGGCAAGCACATCGGGGTCCGCATCGCCCGCAAAGGAATCGAGTCCAGCGAGCGATTAGGCCGCCGACGCTGGGTCATCGAACGCACCATGTCCTGGCTCACCGGCTACCGCCGACTCAACCACCGCTACGAACGCCACCCCGGCAACCACCTGGCCTTCCTCGGGCTGGCAGCCGCCCTCTGCTGCTACAAACGCTTCCGAAACTTGACCACGTAG
- a CDS encoding ParA family protein gives MEKYEYNDLESRLSTVKGFSDLTPQEELDALVTRMRPHLRNVIGVTIGKGGVGKTTLAANLAYTLAEEQDRRSSAGKSPRPILYIELDSNGNSRNDFGIRGGEFDDNGISFYDAVTDDRPLSIVKNVRPFLDVVPSGASNADISGRVDKVSAEHGPAAFLLLALLLVQISHLYQWIIIDFSPSDKNNQRLGLAASTHLVAPVKGSDDGVLEGLGSLARLVRGVRVINPEVSIAAIGFLGFKKVKGEPTSELVNLREKIELLVANARLDPEVVISAYVREAPVLAALCRNTGMPAKELALAASGKLADPNTGVLVPRPRDENDRLVEPQRATDLADDYTHFAAAVLHQIRRRNKQLRGEA, from the coding sequence TTGGAGAAGTACGAGTATAACGATCTCGAAAGCCGACTTAGCACAGTCAAGGGCTTCAGCGACCTGACTCCTCAAGAGGAGCTAGACGCACTCGTCACCCGAATGAGGCCCCACCTGAGGAACGTGATCGGCGTAACGATCGGCAAGGGGGGGGTCGGGAAGACGACACTGGCCGCCAACCTCGCATACACGCTCGCCGAAGAACAAGATCGGCGGAGTTCCGCAGGTAAGTCTCCGCGTCCAATTCTCTACATCGAACTAGACAGCAACGGCAACAGTCGTAACGATTTCGGAATAAGAGGTGGCGAGTTCGACGACAACGGTATTTCCTTCTATGATGCCGTCACAGACGATCGACCGCTCTCAATCGTGAAAAATGTCCGCCCATTCCTGGATGTGGTGCCATCGGGAGCGTCTAACGCCGACATCTCCGGAAGAGTAGACAAGGTTAGCGCCGAACACGGACCGGCCGCCTTTCTACTCTTGGCGCTCCTCCTGGTCCAAATCTCGCACCTCTATCAATGGATCATTATCGACTTCTCCCCCAGCGACAAAAACAACCAGCGTCTAGGCCTCGCGGCATCGACCCATCTCGTGGCCCCCGTGAAGGGGTCGGACGACGGCGTCCTCGAGGGATTGGGGAGCCTGGCCCGTCTCGTGCGGGGAGTTCGCGTTATCAACCCTGAGGTCTCGATCGCGGCCATTGGTTTTCTCGGCTTCAAGAAAGTCAAGGGGGAGCCCACGAGCGAGCTTGTTAATCTCAGGGAGAAGATTGAACTTCTAGTGGCGAATGCACGTCTCGACCCGGAGGTCGTAATTTCAGCCTACGTACGAGAAGCTCCGGTGCTGGCCGCTCTCTGTCGTAACACTGGAATGCCTGCGAAGGAGCTGGCGCTCGCAGCATCCGGCAAGCTGGCCGATCCAAATACGGGCGTTCTTGTTCCGCGCCCGCGGGACGAAAATGACAGGCTTGTAGAGCCACAAAGAGCGACAGACCTAGCGGACGACTACACACACTTCGCAGCGGCGGTCCTACACCAGATCCGCCGTCGCAACAAGCAATTGCGGGGAGAGGCATGA
- a CDS encoding VOC family protein — translation MRRENQPGGVRAGTRVPHHLTYLVEDLPAAALKWHTILGVGPFLLHPHVPSEEITVGGRSAQVRHVSAFAQHGPSFVELQLIEAFDPPSAFEQYRSLGGQGPHHVCYVVNDVEAESLRLEGAGARCIVRAKGAGVDMAIHDGRSTFGLGIQVQQDNVRFTSFFGRVRAVAYDWDGEQLLREFSL, via the coding sequence ATGAGACGTGAAAATCAGCCCGGCGGCGTGCGAGCCGGTACGCGGGTGCCGCACCATCTCACCTACCTTGTGGAAGACCTTCCTGCCGCGGCACTCAAGTGGCACACGATCCTGGGTGTCGGTCCCTTCCTGTTGCATCCTCACGTTCCGTCCGAGGAGATCACCGTGGGTGGCCGCTCCGCGCAGGTGCGGCACGTCAGTGCCTTCGCACAACACGGGCCATCCTTCGTTGAGTTGCAGCTGATCGAAGCGTTTGATCCCCCCTCCGCGTTCGAGCAGTACAGGAGCCTAGGGGGACAGGGCCCGCACCACGTCTGCTATGTGGTCAACGATGTGGAGGCCGAGTCGCTGCGACTGGAAGGTGCCGGGGCGCGGTGCATTGTCCGCGCTAAGGGCGCAGGGGTGGACATGGCCATCCACGACGGCCGCTCAACTTTTGGTCTTGGGATTCAGGTGCAGCAGGACAACGTTCGATTTACATCATTCTTCGGGCGTGTCCGTGCAGTGGCATACGACTGGGATGGGGAACAGCTCTTGAGGGAGTTCAGCCTCTGA
- a CDS encoding maleylpyruvate isomerase N-terminal domain-containing protein — protein MTPTPAFEDLLVQDRSPALRSSVAGSPGLDVRVPSCLDWSLHDLVEHLTQVTGSGRRRSWPVPARSHRPWHRPVPRSQPTYWPVRPQPPQELIAALQAAGPAVDCWTW, from the coding sequence ATGACCCCGACACCTGCCTTCGAAGACCTGCTGGTCCAGGACCGCTCCCCCGCCCTGCGCAGCAGTGTCGCAGGCTCCCCCGGTCTGGATGTCCGCGTCCCCAGCTGTCTCGACTGGTCGCTCCACGACCTCGTCGAGCACCTCACCCAGGTCACCGGTTCTGGGCGGCGGCGGTCGTGGCCGGTCCCAGCGAGAAGCCACCGACCGTGGCACCGGCCGGTGCCACGCTCTCAGCCGACCTACTGGCCCGTTCGGCCGCAGCCCCCCCAGGAACTGATCGCCGCCCTGCAAGCCGCAGGTCCTGCGGTGGACTGCTGGACATGGTAG